One window of Candidatus Ozemobacteraceae bacterium genomic DNA carries:
- a CDS encoding ABC transporter permease, whose product MMRRMLVLFGFELKKVLSRKKAFLFLLALNVVPIIASIGAMLAYLKMRSFGLGSIEYSVLVELVQGLFTAHMKLFAWISPFFLALVVGDIVSGEAGRGHLKTLLLTPVARWQVLLAKGAAVMVFLLIAVALGGLFLQLDLWVAHNMSRSGAVIMDARESGAILADTATGLRLLTISFMTNLTMVAYFLLTALFFETPILMAFSSLILLMAMQTYVMMAPYIAKLDAVYGRWVPWCFTRHISELTDVKTIYGVLDQSLTLSSSVIREPLIGSLGWAAAFFALALLVFHRRQILS is encoded by the coding sequence ATGATGCGACGCATGCTCGTCCTGTTCGGCTTCGAACTGAAGAAGGTGCTCTCCCGGAAAAAGGCGTTCCTATTCCTGCTCGCGCTGAACGTCGTGCCGATCATCGCCAGCATCGGCGCCATGCTCGCGTATCTGAAGATGCGCAGCTTCGGCCTCGGCAGCATCGAGTATTCGGTGCTCGTCGAGTTGGTGCAGGGCCTCTTCACCGCACACATGAAACTGTTCGCCTGGATCTCGCCGTTCTTCCTCGCCCTCGTCGTCGGCGACATCGTCTCGGGCGAGGCCGGCCGCGGTCATCTGAAAACGCTGCTGCTGACGCCCGTCGCCCGCTGGCAGGTGCTCCTCGCCAAGGGCGCCGCCGTCATGGTGTTCCTGCTCATCGCCGTCGCGCTTGGCGGCCTGTTCCTGCAGCTCGACCTCTGGGTCGCCCACAACATGAGCCGCAGCGGCGCGGTCATCATGGACGCCCGCGAATCCGGTGCGATCCTCGCCGACACCGCCACCGGCCTGCGCCTCCTCACGATCAGTTTCATGACGAACCTGACGATGGTGGCGTATTTCCTGCTGACCGCCCTCTTCTTCGAAACGCCTATCCTGATGGCGTTCTCGAGCCTCATCCTGCTGATGGCCATGCAGACCTACGTCATGATGGCCCCCTACATCGCGAAACTCGACGCCGTCTACGGACGCTGGGTGCCCTGGTGCTTCACCCGCCATATTTCCGAGTTGACGGACGTGAAGACGATCTACGGCGTGCTCGACCAGTCGCTGACGCTCTCGAGCAGCGTCATCCGGGAACCGCTCATCGGAAGCCTCGGCTGGGCCGCCGCATTTTTCGCCCTGGCGCTGCTCGTCTTCCACCGGCGCCAGATTCTCTCCTGA
- a CDS encoding Hsp70 family protein, whose translation MAEKGAAAGGPRFLVGIDLGTTQCALSYLDLKAKKREIKSFPIPQFVEKGQTSGCPTLPSLLFLPDDPAVYGTPPWNAVPGPIAGAFARQLGAELPARLVHSAKSWLCHPRIDRLSPILPWQSELVRDKLSPVDASAAFLRHLADAWNHAMAASDPDLRLEQQQIIVTVPASFDPVARNLTLEAITRSGLPVKTLLEEPQAAFYDFLARHPKTLERELRGVKTALVIDIGGGTTDFSLIGVEWPDAADEPQFSRLAVGPHLLIGGDNLDLAVAKAVEAKFHHKGRKLVAKQWLSVLDQSRSVKERALGDVGDEGEKARFTVSGAGSRVVAQSFSLEVPLSELREMLVDGYFPVVAFDERPAEDAGIGLSEAGLPYSRDPAVTRHLAAFLAEHGAMPDAVLFNGGTMLSRTLRTRILNVLASWRGGEPPKELNNPHPMLAVASGAVYYSMVGLGLGHRIKAGSPVSIYLGIGTGKSGRGEKHVPEQVLCLLPKGSEVERPFSIAGKTFGVDVGQDVAFYAYFSPSAPRGESLGDLMKYSARRLTPLPPLRWKTENADSRETGIRQVGLDVTLRETGRLQVVCRGCGDGAFRRELMFDLTPEEEVETDAAASKGLTKRQTGQVKKLFDSLFSNAPQKPAFNQVFKLLEEVLGIHREDWNTAVLRTLFDLSVGDERFLSGDDARMAWLRLVGYCLRPGFGAPGDEVRVDRLFELRKSPPTSKNTGLWSEWWIMWKRIAPGLTAERQAEMAATLEAVLFPSKKTGKGERIPDQHERNQIWRLLAQCERIPVEEKIRIGTWILRAPGTWGRDQIALYALGRFGARVMSYAPPTALVPVVTVSEWAEQVLRRGPSPAGSSYADWALREFGRKTGDRLVQVDDALRKRILERLKTGDRKKSFLQPLLEVQVLQADDLAEFCGERLPSGFVWVSDSGGESQDVSEA comes from the coding sequence TGAAGGCGAAAAAGCGCGAGATCAAGTCGTTCCCGATCCCGCAGTTCGTGGAAAAAGGCCAGACGAGCGGGTGCCCGACCCTGCCGTCGCTGCTCTTCCTGCCCGATGATCCAGCCGTCTACGGAACGCCTCCATGGAATGCCGTCCCCGGGCCGATCGCCGGCGCGTTCGCCCGGCAACTGGGGGCCGAACTGCCGGCCCGGTTGGTTCACAGCGCCAAATCCTGGCTGTGCCATCCCCGTATCGACCGCCTCTCGCCGATCCTGCCGTGGCAGAGCGAACTGGTGCGCGACAAGCTGTCGCCGGTCGACGCCTCGGCGGCGTTTCTGCGACATCTCGCCGACGCCTGGAACCACGCCATGGCGGCCTCCGACCCCGATCTTCGCCTGGAACAACAGCAGATCATCGTGACCGTCCCGGCCTCGTTCGATCCCGTCGCCCGCAACCTGACGCTCGAAGCGATCACCCGCTCCGGCCTGCCGGTGAAAACGCTCTTGGAAGAGCCGCAGGCTGCGTTCTACGATTTCCTGGCGCGGCACCCCAAGACGCTCGAGCGCGAACTGCGCGGCGTGAAGACGGCGCTCGTCATCGACATCGGCGGCGGCACCACAGATTTCAGCCTGATCGGCGTCGAATGGCCCGACGCAGCGGACGAGCCGCAGTTCTCCCGTCTGGCCGTCGGCCCGCACCTGCTGATCGGCGGCGACAACCTCGATTTGGCCGTCGCGAAAGCCGTCGAGGCGAAGTTCCATCACAAGGGTCGCAAGCTGGTTGCGAAGCAGTGGTTGTCGGTGCTCGACCAGAGCCGTTCCGTCAAGGAACGCGCGCTCGGGGACGTCGGCGACGAGGGGGAGAAGGCCCGCTTCACGGTATCCGGCGCCGGAAGTCGTGTCGTGGCTCAGAGCTTCAGCCTGGAGGTGCCGTTGTCGGAACTCCGCGAAATGCTCGTCGACGGGTATTTCCCCGTCGTCGCCTTCGATGAACGCCCGGCCGAGGACGCCGGCATCGGCCTCTCGGAAGCGGGCCTGCCGTATTCGCGCGATCCCGCCGTTACGCGACACCTCGCCGCGTTCCTCGCCGAACACGGCGCCATGCCGGACGCCGTGCTGTTCAACGGCGGAACGATGCTGTCCCGGACGCTTCGGACGCGCATTCTGAACGTGCTGGCCTCGTGGCGCGGCGGCGAGCCTCCCAAAGAGTTGAACAACCCGCATCCGATGCTGGCTGTTGCATCCGGTGCCGTATATTATTCAATGGTCGGGCTGGGACTCGGACACCGGATCAAAGCGGGAAGCCCCGTTTCCATATATCTTGGTATAGGAACCGGCAAGTCGGGGCGGGGGGAGAAACACGTGCCCGAACAGGTTCTCTGCCTCCTTCCGAAAGGCTCGGAAGTCGAACGGCCGTTCTCGATCGCTGGCAAGACGTTCGGGGTCGACGTCGGTCAGGATGTCGCGTTTTACGCGTATTTCAGCCCCTCCGCCCCGCGCGGCGAGTCGCTCGGCGATCTCATGAAATACAGCGCCCGGCGGCTGACCCCTCTGCCGCCCCTTCGCTGGAAAACGGAAAACGCGGATTCACGTGAAACCGGCATCCGGCAGGTTGGCCTCGACGTCACGTTGCGCGAGACGGGCCGGTTGCAGGTCGTTTGCCGCGGGTGCGGCGACGGCGCGTTTCGGCGGGAACTGATGTTCGACCTGACGCCCGAAGAAGAGGTCGAGACCGATGCGGCCGCCTCGAAGGGGTTGACGAAGCGGCAGACCGGCCAGGTGAAAAAACTGTTCGACAGCCTGTTTTCGAACGCCCCCCAGAAGCCCGCGTTCAACCAGGTGTTCAAACTGCTCGAAGAGGTGCTCGGAATACACCGCGAAGACTGGAATACGGCGGTGCTGCGTACCCTTTTCGATCTTTCCGTCGGCGACGAACGGTTTCTGTCGGGTGATGACGCCCGCATGGCTTGGTTGAGGCTGGTCGGATACTGCCTGAGACCCGGCTTCGGAGCTCCCGGTGACGAGGTACGGGTCGACCGTCTGTTCGAACTCCGTAAAAGCCCGCCTACGTCGAAAAACACCGGCCTGTGGTCGGAATGGTGGATCATGTGGAAGCGCATTGCGCCCGGTCTCACTGCCGAGCGGCAGGCGGAAATGGCGGCGACTCTCGAGGCGGTGCTATTCCCGTCGAAGAAAACGGGAAAAGGGGAGCGCATTCCCGATCAGCACGAACGAAACCAGATCTGGCGCCTGCTTGCCCAGTGCGAGCGGATTCCCGTCGAGGAAAAAATACGTATCGGTACATGGATCTTGCGGGCCCCCGGAACCTGGGGGAGAGACCAGATTGCCCTGTATGCCCTGGGGCGATTCGGCGCCCGTGTCATGTCGTATGCTCCGCCGACGGCGCTGGTTCCCGTCGTCACCGTTTCCGAATGGGCCGAACAGGTGCTTCGGCGCGGCCCGTCCCCGGCCGGTTCTTCGTATGCCGACTGGGCCCTGCGGGAATTCGGCCGCAAAACGGGAGATCGGCTGGTCCAGGTCGATGACGCCCTGCGAAAGCGCATCCTCGAACGACTGAAGACGGGCGATCGGAAAAAATCCTTCCTCCAGCCCCTTTTGGAAGTTCAGGTCCTCCAGGCCGACGATCTGGCTGAATTCTGCGGCGAGCGCCTCCCTTCAGGGTTCGTCTGGGTTTCCGACTCCGGCGGGGAATCCCAAGACGTTTCGGAAGCCTGA
- a CDS encoding clostripain-related cysteine peptidase has protein sequence MKRVISILAVALFVAFCVAPVSAAPRAEKEWTWMVFLNADNNLDSFGVQDQDEMAKIGSNDWLNIVSLIDREKGPATLNYIEKGKVTPIKEMGELDMGDYKLLAQFAKDMIAQYPAKHYALIVWNHGSGWKNKPGDNIMKGISYDDSTGNHITTAQLSLVTADIKNALGRNLDIFAFDACLMQMVEVAYAMKGDIDYLVASEETEPGAGYPYDGILATLKKDSTPAEFCKNWVAAYTASYNNGSQGYSASTQSALDMSKFDAAIDAINGFAKASIAGSFGPQFKDALAKVQKFYYRTNIDMPHLVALLKTTIKDEAFLTAANKLEAALNDVVLANGTNGATMKNAKGLAVFFPTSSYSFSKDYLELAYAKDTMWDEMVQDFFKKTTAKKIVADIENGDISSLMEYVRTANENNREVSADLIAKLNFSVFAEKNAPASLQDLVKNLVSELKSK, from the coding sequence ATGAAGCGTGTAATCAGTATCCTGGCCGTCGCCCTTTTTGTGGCTTTTTGTGTTGCCCCCGTCAGCGCAGCGCCCCGCGCCGAGAAGGAATGGACCTGGATGGTCTTCCTGAACGCTGACAATAACCTGGACAGCTTCGGCGTCCAGGACCAGGACGAGATGGCCAAGATCGGTTCGAACGACTGGCTCAACATCGTCAGCCTCATCGATCGCGAGAAGGGGCCCGCCACTCTCAACTACATCGAGAAGGGCAAAGTCACCCCCATCAAGGAAATGGGCGAACTCGACATGGGCGATTACAAGCTTCTCGCCCAGTTCGCCAAGGACATGATCGCCCAGTATCCGGCGAAGCATTATGCGCTGATCGTCTGGAACCACGGCTCCGGCTGGAAGAACAAGCCCGGTGACAACATCATGAAGGGCATCTCCTATGACGATTCGACCGGCAACCACATCACGACCGCCCAGTTGAGCCTCGTCACTGCCGACATCAAGAACGCCCTCGGCCGCAACCTCGACATTTTCGCCTTCGACGCCTGCCTCATGCAGATGGTCGAAGTGGCCTACGCCATGAAGGGCGACATCGATTATCTCGTCGCCTCCGAAGAGACCGAGCCGGGCGCCGGCTATCCCTACGACGGTATCCTCGCCACCCTCAAGAAGGATTCGACCCCGGCCGAGTTCTGCAAAAACTGGGTCGCCGCCTATACCGCCTCCTATAATAACGGCAGCCAGGGTTACAGTGCCTCCACCCAGTCGGCTCTCGATATGAGCAAGTTCGATGCCGCCATCGACGCCATCAACGGCTTCGCCAAGGCCTCGATCGCCGGCTCCTTCGGCCCCCAGTTCAAGGACGCCCTCGCCAAGGTCCAGAAGTTCTACTATCGCACCAACATCGATATGCCTCACCTCGTCGCCCTCCTGAAGACCACCATCAAGGACGAGGCGTTCCTGACCGCCGCGAACAAGCTCGAAGCCGCCCTGAACGACGTCGTCCTTGCGAATGGCACCAACGGCGCCACAATGAAGAACGCCAAGGGCCTGGCCGTGTTCTTCCCGACCAGCTCCTACAGTTTCTCCAAGGATTACCTCGAACTGGCGTATGCCAAGGACACCATGTGGGACGAGATGGTCCAGGATTTCTTCAAGAAGACCACCGCCAAGAAGATCGTTGCTGACATCGAGAACGGCGACATTTCCAGCCTGATGGAGTATGTCCGGACCGCCAACGAGAACAACCGCGAAGTGTCCGCCGACCTGATCGCCAAGCTCAACTTCTCGGTCTTCGCCGAGAAGAACGCTCCGGCTTCCCTGCAGGATCTCGTGAAGAACCTGGTCAGCGAGCTGAAGAGCAAATAA
- a CDS encoding lysylphosphatidylglycerol synthase transmembrane domain-containing protein, whose protein sequence is MPRMKKTAKKIIGLVLSVLFLWLALRKVDWERVPAVLSAVDWRVLPLMIVSVTIEYLLRTIRWRYILHPRTIPFGHLYGGLILGYMFNNLFPARAGEFVRAWYLGRKGHASFSEAFGSVVMERLLDGICVVSFIAFAVTSFPVSTAVRSGGYTAVAFYGAVLFVILLLQFRRNWIDPVSDLLLSPFPTAWRDRIYGLRDSFIGGLSLVRHPKPLWTAIFLSVVAWAASVGTNYISMRMFNLPIGLDGSLLLIAVLSLGAMIPSSPGMIGIYEYCCIIVLTDMLGLPREVAVAFGLATHFLTYAYVIIIGLAILTLENLHLADLETAAASEETEPADA, encoded by the coding sequence ATGCCTCGAATGAAAAAAACCGCGAAAAAAATCATCGGGCTCGTTCTCAGCGTCTTATTTCTCTGGCTGGCCCTGCGTAAAGTCGACTGGGAACGGGTGCCTGCGGTACTCTCGGCCGTCGACTGGCGGGTTCTGCCGCTCATGATCGTCTCCGTCACGATCGAGTATCTGCTGAGAACGATCCGATGGCGGTACATTCTTCACCCCCGAACGATTCCGTTCGGCCACCTCTACGGGGGGCTGATCCTCGGCTACATGTTCAACAACCTCTTTCCGGCACGCGCCGGGGAGTTCGTGCGTGCCTGGTATCTCGGCCGCAAAGGGCACGCGTCGTTTTCCGAGGCCTTCGGATCGGTCGTGATGGAACGACTGCTCGACGGCATCTGCGTGGTATCGTTCATCGCGTTCGCGGTCACGAGTTTCCCCGTGAGCACCGCGGTCCGCAGCGGCGGCTACACCGCCGTGGCCTTCTACGGCGCCGTGCTTTTCGTCATCCTGCTTCTCCAGTTTCGGCGGAACTGGATCGACCCGGTGTCGGACCTCCTCCTGTCGCCGTTCCCGACCGCCTGGCGAGACCGGATCTACGGCCTGCGTGACTCGTTCATCGGCGGCCTCTCGCTCGTTCGCCACCCGAAACCCCTGTGGACGGCGATTTTCCTGAGCGTCGTCGCGTGGGCCGCTTCCGTCGGAACGAATTATATAAGCATGCGTATGTTCAACCTTCCGATCGGGCTCGACGGTTCCCTGCTGCTGATCGCCGTGCTGTCGCTCGGTGCGATGATCCCCTCGAGCCCAGGCATGATCGGGATTTACGAATACTGCTGCATCATCGTCCTGACCGACATGCTCGGCCTTCCCAGGGAAGTTGCGGTTGCGTTCGGTCTTGCGACGCATTTTCTGACCTACGCATACGTCATCATCATCGGTCTCGCGATCCTCACCCTCGAAAACCTGCACCTTGCAGACCTCGAAACAGCCGCCGCCTCAGAGGAAACGGAGCCTGCCGACGCCTGA
- a CDS encoding ABC transporter ATP-binding protein, producing the protein MNSMTPTEPGAPPQTRLQSAAPSQKPPAIRVAGLSKRFGRVKAVDEMAFSVPTGSVCGFLGPNGAGKTTTLRMLLGLARPDDGEMELLGTPMPSGRAETLEKTGSLVEKPSFIEQFTGFENLWWFGSLAAPLAKQRVDETLELVGLSDAAHKPFGIYSTGMKQRLGVAGAILHHPALLLLDEPTNGMDPQGRAQIRDIIRNIHDREGTTIFLSSHLLDEVQRLCDYVVIVDHGKMIRQGFVGELLNDGHETWELRLPPQEAAKAADLLKAVSHVFGVQSAPRGLEINIAHGTSHEINRALVEAGIAVSALIPREASLEETFLALTDSEPGADRS; encoded by the coding sequence ATGAACTCTATGACACCCACTGAGCCGGGTGCCCCGCCACAGACGCGGCTACAGTCAGCGGCGCCATCGCAGAAGCCTCCGGCGATCCGCGTCGCCGGCCTTTCCAAGCGGTTCGGTCGCGTGAAGGCCGTCGACGAGATGGCGTTTTCCGTGCCGACCGGCTCGGTGTGCGGCTTTCTCGGCCCGAACGGCGCAGGCAAGACCACGACGCTCCGCATGCTGCTCGGCCTCGCCAGGCCCGACGACGGCGAGATGGAGCTTCTCGGCACCCCGATGCCGTCGGGCCGCGCCGAAACCCTCGAGAAAACGGGCTCCCTCGTCGAGAAGCCCTCGTTCATCGAGCAGTTCACCGGCTTCGAAAACCTCTGGTGGTTCGGCTCGCTGGCCGCGCCGCTCGCGAAGCAGCGCGTCGACGAGACACTCGAACTCGTCGGTCTCTCGGATGCTGCCCACAAGCCGTTCGGCATCTACTCGACCGGCATGAAGCAGCGGCTGGGCGTCGCAGGCGCGATCCTCCACCACCCCGCCCTGCTCCTGCTCGACGAGCCGACCAACGGCATGGATCCCCAGGGCCGCGCCCAAATTCGAGACATAATAAGAAATATACACGACCGCGAGGGAACGACGATCTTCCTCTCGTCCCATCTCCTCGACGAGGTGCAGCGGCTCTGCGACTACGTCGTCATCGTCGACCACGGGAAGATGATCCGCCAGGGTTTCGTGGGAGAGCTGCTGAACGACGGCCACGAGACCTGGGAACTGCGTCTTCCGCCTCAAGAAGCCGCCAAAGCCGCCGATCTTCTGAAGGCCGTTTCCCATGTTTTCGGCGTGCAAAGCGCGCCGCGCGGGCTCGAGATCAACATCGCACACGGCACGTCCCACGAGATCAACCGCGCGCTGGTCGAAGCCGGCATCGCCGTCTCGGCGCTGATCCCACGCGAAGCCTCGCTTGAAGAGACGTTTCTCGCGCTCACCGATTCCGAACCGGGAGCAGACCGGTCATGA
- a CDS encoding clostripain-related cysteine peptidase: MTRVSRMVLIALMVALVSPLWAADAAPAMKEWTIAVFLNADNNLDPFGVEDQQEMAKIGSNDWLNIVTLIDRERGPACYNYIEKGKITKVKDMGELDMGDYKLFIEFAKYVVANYPAKRYVFTLWNHGSGWKLGNQSPITRGISYDDSSNNHITTNQLAVALREIKKVIGHNVDILNFDACLMQMAEVVYACKDSVDYIVASEEVEPGKGTPYDDVLATLAKTSTAESFAKTWTNTFVKSYSGGSQGNEDCTQSAIKVAAMTPVFDAMNGLAKATMSGKYSAEYKAALQKVQSFSYPENIDLIHLAALLKGAIKDEAIKTACDKVTAACNAAIVANGNNGYSMKNAKGLAVYLPSDFSAENGYTALDFCKSNLWDDMIADLYKKSKAAELVSSVENGDLSALRGYVAGSKDSADVKKFVVQELNFRLHSEGGLEESLKSEASALVLELNN, from the coding sequence ATGACCCGAGTATCGCGTATGGTTCTCATTGCCCTCATGGTAGCCCTGGTCTCCCCTCTTTGGGCCGCTGATGCCGCTCCGGCGATGAAGGAATGGACGATCGCCGTTTTTTTGAATGCGGACAACAACCTCGACCCGTTTGGTGTTGAAGACCAGCAGGAAATGGCCAAAATCGGCTCCAATGACTGGCTGAATATCGTCACCCTGATCGACCGCGAACGCGGACCGGCCTGCTACAACTACATCGAGAAGGGCAAAATCACCAAGGTCAAGGACATGGGCGAGCTCGACATGGGCGATTACAAGCTCTTCATCGAGTTTGCGAAGTATGTCGTCGCCAACTATCCGGCGAAACGCTATGTCTTCACCCTGTGGAACCACGGGTCGGGCTGGAAGCTCGGCAACCAGAGCCCGATCACCCGCGGCATCTCCTATGACGACTCGAGCAACAACCATATCACCACCAATCAGCTGGCCGTTGCTCTCCGCGAAATCAAGAAGGTCATCGGACATAACGTCGATATCCTGAACTTCGACGCCTGCCTCATGCAGATGGCCGAAGTCGTCTATGCGTGCAAGGACTCCGTCGATTACATCGTCGCCTCCGAAGAGGTCGAACCCGGCAAGGGCACTCCGTATGACGACGTTCTCGCCACCCTCGCGAAGACCTCGACGGCCGAATCGTTCGCCAAGACCTGGACCAACACCTTCGTGAAGTCCTACAGCGGCGGCAGCCAGGGAAACGAGGACTGCACCCAGTCCGCGATCAAGGTCGCGGCGATGACCCCGGTGTTCGACGCCATGAACGGCCTCGCCAAAGCCACAATGAGCGGGAAATACAGCGCCGAGTATAAAGCTGCGCTTCAGAAGGTCCAGTCCTTCTCCTATCCTGAGAATATCGACCTGATCCATCTGGCCGCCCTCCTGAAGGGTGCGATCAAGGACGAAGCGATCAAGACCGCCTGCGACAAGGTCACCGCCGCCTGCAACGCCGCGATCGTCGCGAACGGGAACAATGGCTACTCGATGAAGAATGCGAAGGGCCTCGCGGTGTATCTGCCCTCCGACTTCTCCGCCGAAAACGGGTACACGGCGCTCGACTTCTGCAAGTCCAACCTGTGGGATGACATGATCGCCGACCTTTACAAGAAGAGCAAGGCCGCCGAACTCGTCTCCTCCGTCGAAAACGGCGATCTTTCCGCTCTCCGCGGGTATGTTGCCGGTTCGAAGGATTCCGCCGACGTGAAGAAGTTCGTCGTCCAGGAACTCAACTTCCGCCTCCACAGCGAGGGCGGCCTCGAGGAAAGCCTCAAGTCCGAGGCCTCCGCCCTGGTGCTCGAACTGAACAACTGA
- the mnmA gene encoding tRNA 2-thiouridine(34) synthase MnmA — protein sequence MNDPKERVLVALSGGVDSSVTAALLKEAGHEVFSATLKTFCYAERGGGAKACCGLEGLAAARSAAAFLGIPHTIFDVSAAFERDVIDDFTAEYAAGRTPNPCVRCNATVKIPWLLEKARTLGCTAVATGHYAQVRPVPEGGVGLFRGADTAKDQAYFLWEIPARVLPHLRLPLGGMTKPQVRELARRFGLSNAEKPESQEICFVPEGDYVAFLRERLPADHPGFRPGPIVDTAGKRLGTHDGYLSFTIGQRKGLGGGHGRRLFVVAIDPTTRTVVAGEGPDIEGRMLRIERVNLLATSPLVPGTAVSVQIRHRAKALPARIVSVCDTGSILIELVETARSITPGQSGVLFDGDRLIAGGRIAGPVIHI from the coding sequence GTGAACGATCCGAAAGAGCGGGTGCTGGTCGCCCTGTCGGGCGGCGTCGATTCGTCGGTCACGGCGGCGCTCTTGAAGGAAGCGGGCCACGAGGTGTTCTCGGCGACGCTCAAGACCTTCTGCTATGCCGAGCGGGGCGGCGGCGCAAAGGCCTGCTGCGGGCTGGAAGGTCTCGCCGCGGCGCGGTCCGCGGCCGCTTTTCTCGGTATACCGCATACGATATTTGACGTCTCCGCGGCGTTCGAGCGCGACGTCATCGACGATTTCACGGCGGAATACGCGGCCGGCCGCACGCCCAATCCCTGCGTGCGCTGCAACGCGACGGTCAAGATCCCCTGGCTGCTCGAAAAAGCCCGCACGCTCGGCTGCACCGCCGTCGCGACGGGACATTACGCGCAGGTCAGGCCGGTCCCCGAAGGCGGCGTCGGCTTGTTCCGCGGCGCCGACACGGCGAAAGACCAGGCCTACTTTCTCTGGGAAATCCCCGCCCGCGTGCTTCCCCATCTCCGCCTCCCGCTCGGAGGCATGACCAAGCCCCAGGTGCGCGAACTTGCCAGACGTTTCGGTCTGTCGAACGCGGAAAAGCCGGAGTCCCAGGAAATCTGCTTCGTCCCGGAAGGCGACTACGTCGCGTTCCTGCGCGAGCGTCTTCCGGCCGACCACCCCGGATTTCGGCCTGGCCCCATCGTCGACACCGCCGGGAAGCGGCTCGGAACGCACGACGGGTATCTCAGCTTCACGATCGGTCAGCGCAAGGGGCTCGGCGGCGGCCACGGCCGGCGTCTTTTCGTCGTCGCGATCGATCCGACGACCCGCACCGTCGTTGCGGGCGAAGGCCCCGACATCGAGGGGCGCATGCTGCGCATCGAACGCGTGAACCTCCTGGCGACGTCACCGCTCGTTCCGGGCACGGCCGTTTCGGTCCAGATCCGTCACCGGGCAAAAGCCTTGCCGGCCCGCATCGTCAGCGTTTGCGACACCGGATCGATCCTGATCGAACTGGTTGAAACCGCCCGCTCGATCACGCCCGGCCAGTCCGGCGTCTTGTTCGACGGCGACCGCCTCATCGCGGGCGGGCGTATCGCGGGGCCCGTCATACATATCTAA
- a CDS encoding AI-2E family transporter, with the protein MFLRDLPAWAKNVLIIGGGIAFLWLAYMLSAVIAPFLFSLVLAYILNPIVRLLESRRIPRAWAVLLMYITGFIIGILVIVPVLFTIVAEGHELAARLGRLDVRQIAGDYHASLRGLYDRYAAIPWLNDWVNGSVDPEKIRELAAKAFVSAKDITVSLFQQVFGIFVSAFSGVMGMILIPLLTFYMLVDLDLIWQQFTKLVPPIYRDSTLRLAGDIDKLLNALLRGQLVCAFAFALLMTLGLWLSGLPFAFLLGPIAGAGNLIPYLGGLVTVILATLVALATTGASWATAATLAKAGVALAVVQGLDGFVIQPKVMEGSIGMHPLTVMLALVIGGSVFGFIGMLLAIPATCILKVLAHELYHELYDTH; encoded by the coding sequence ATGTTTCTGCGCGACCTCCCGGCCTGGGCGAAAAACGTCCTGATCATCGGCGGCGGCATCGCCTTTCTCTGGCTTGCCTACATGCTGTCCGCGGTCATTGCCCCCTTTCTGTTCTCTCTCGTGCTGGCCTATATTCTCAACCCGATCGTGCGCCTTCTCGAGAGCCGCCGTATCCCGCGCGCATGGGCGGTCCTGCTGATGTATATCACTGGCTTTATCATCGGCATCCTGGTCATCGTCCCCGTGCTGTTCACAATCGTCGCCGAGGGTCATGAACTGGCGGCGCGGCTCGGCCGGCTCGACGTACGCCAGATCGCGGGCGATTATCACGCATCGCTCCGCGGGCTGTATGACAGATACGCCGCCATTCCCTGGCTCAACGACTGGGTGAACGGCTCGGTCGACCCCGAGAAGATCAGGGAGCTGGCCGCGAAAGCGTTCGTTTCCGCCAAGGACATCACCGTCAGCCTGTTCCAGCAGGTGTTTGGCATTTTCGTCTCGGCCTTCTCCGGCGTGATGGGGATGATCCTGATCCCCCTGCTGACCTTTTACATGCTCGTCGACCTCGATCTCATCTGGCAGCAGTTCACGAAACTCGTCCCGCCCATCTACCGCGATTCGACCCTGAGATTAGCAGGTGATATAGACAAGCTTCTGAACGCCCTTCTGCGCGGACAACTGGTCTGCGCGTTCGCCTTCGCCCTCCTGATGACGCTCGGCCTCTGGCTGTCGGGCCTGCCGTTCGCCTTCCTGCTCGGCCCGATCGCGGGAGCCGGCAACCTGATCCCCTATCTCGGCGGGCTCGTCACCGTCATCCTGGCCACCCTGGTCGCCCTTGCCACGACCGGCGCCTCCTGGGCGACCGCCGCGACGCTGGCCAAGGCGGGCGTTGCTCTGGCCGTCGTCCAGGGTCTCGACGGCTTCGTCATCCAGCCGAAGGTCATGGAGGGCAGCATCGGCATGCATCCCCTCACGGTGATGCTGGCGCTCGTCATCGGCGGCAGCGTGTTCGGGTTCATCGGCATGCTGCTGGCGATCCCGGCGACCTGCATTCTGAAGGTCCTGGCGCACGAACTGTATCATGAACTCTATGACACCCACTGA